A genomic segment from Salvia splendens isolate huo1 chromosome 13, SspV2, whole genome shotgun sequence encodes:
- the LOC121762587 gene encoding hypersensitive-induced reaction 1 protein-like: MGNHLCCCIQVDQSTVAIKERFGKFEEVLEPGCHCLPWFLGSQMAGHLSLRLQQLDVKCETKTKDNVFVNVVASVQYRAIAEKANDAFYKLTNTRSQIQAYVFDVIRASVPKLNLDDAFEQKNEIAKAVEDELEKAMSAYGFEIVQTLIVDIEPDVHVKRAMNEINAAARLRVAANEKAEAEKILQIKRAEGEAEAKYLSGLGIARQRQAIVDGLRDSVLGFSVNVPGTTAKDVMDMVLVTQYFDTMKEIGATSKSSAVFIPHGPGAVRDVASQIRDGLLQASQHPS, from the exons ATGGGGAATCATTTGTGCTGCTGTATTCAAGTTGACCAGTCCACCGTTGCAATTAAGGAGCGATTTGGGAAATTTGAAGAAGTTCTTGAGCCAGGTTGCCACTGTTTGCCTTGGTTTCTTGGAAGCCAGATGGCTGGCCATCTCTCTCTCCGTCTGCAGCAGTTAGATGTCAAGTGTGAGACCAAGACCAAG GACAATGTGTTTGTGAATGTGGTGGCCTCAGTGCAGTACCGCGCCATTGCTGAAAAGGCCAACGACGCGTTTTACAAGCTCACCAACACGAGGAGTCAGATTCAGGCCTATGTCTTTGATG TGATCAGAGCCAGTGTTCCGAAACTCAACCTTGATGATGCTTTTGAGCAGAAGAACGAAATTGCTAAGGCTGTCGAAGATGAACTTGAGAAG GCTATGTCGGCCTATGGTTTTGAGATTGTGCAGACGCTGATTGTCGATATAGAGCCGGATGTGCATGTTAAGAGAGCCATGAATGAGATCAATGCAG CTGCTAGGTTGAGGGTGGCTGCTAACGAGAAAGCGGAAGCTGAAAAGATTTTGCAGATCAAGAGAGCCGAAGGTGAAGCAGAGGCCAAGTACCTCTCGGGTCTGGGTATTGCTCGTCAGCGCCAGGCAATTGTGGATGGCTTGAGGGACAGCGTGCTGGGATTCTCTGTGAACGTGCCTGGGACCACTGCCAAGGATGTCATGGACATGGTTCTCGTCACCCAATACTTTGACACGATGAAGGAGATAGGCGCCACCTCCAAGTCTTCCGCAGTCTTCATCCCACACGGACCTGGCGCTGTTCGTGATGTGGCCTCCCAGATTCGCGACGGCCTTCTTCAGGCTTCCCAGCATCCGTCTTAA